The DNA window CGCTAGCGGTGTCTTTGGCGATTCGTTAACTAGACCCTGAAAAGTGCCCAAATTAGAACGTCCGTTCGTGATTCAGGCACAGGCCGATTTTAGTGCTGTGCTTCTTCAGCTGACCTTTTCTTGTACATAGCATTGAAATGACTTTCGCCCCTTGGAGTCCCTGTTTCATATAAAGAACCCCGTCATAAATAAGTGGCTCTCCCCAAAATTCCGTTTCGTTTCCAAAACATTTCCAAGTGGTAGTAAAATGGCTATCTGGAGCTCTCTTACAGTAGCCCTTGCCTTTGGCATCGCTACGATTCATGCTAGTCCCTGCAAGTCAGCATCTTCTGTCACGTTGAGCGATGCTGTGCCTTCATCTGTGCTTGCTGTGTCGGCAACTGACACCTCCAAATTCCCTTTGTCGTCAATCACTTCGGCCGCGACACGGACAACATCAGAATTGAAGAGGTCAACCACAGCAACGACTAGTACTACGACTACACGCGCGAGGAAgacagatgatgatgcaCCTGCCAGAAAAGTTACCGCGACTTCCACGCGTACATCGAAACCCAAATCGACCGCGATAAACTTGCTTGGCAACCCAGGTTTCGATGATTCTTCCgacatcttcttctctcaaCCATGGGTCTTGAGGTCTTCGCAAGGAAAGTCCATCGCCGAGTTCAAAGACGACTATCCCGTCAAATCGGGACCGACAGCATTGTAAGCATTCCCTACTATTGCTCTCATCCAGCAATCTAACATATCGTAGATACATGTCGATCCTCAAAGATGGCGTGCCATCAATCGAACAATGGGCGGCAGGACTAGAGAAATCCAAGCAATACAGCTTGTCAACTTGGGTCGCCTATGAATCAGGAGCGGCAGGATGCCACGTTGATTTGAAGCTGGGCAAGACTCTCGTCAAAAGCCATGTCATTTCTAAAGGCCCGTCTGGTCGATATAAAAAGATTGAGGGCTTGACGACATCTAATTTCCAGATGGAATTGGTCAGTATGTGGTTGTACTGCCCTTCTGGTTCAACTGTGGCTATTCTGGTGGACGATTTCAGCCTGGAGGAGGTGGTGTAATGAGGCATTCTTCAGTAAACGATGGACACGACTGtcggagagagagagacagcGCCACTGGGGAACGTCAGGGCATgaaattatatactttcagtaatatatattaatcaTTCCATTGTGATATCCTTAGTCGGTGAGTTAATGCTCTTGAATATTATAGTCCAGCCCAGCCCTAGTGGACCAGAACCACAGAAGGATTCACGGCGAGACACTGGTCTCTCACGTATTAATGCCGTGTATCCCCGAGTCCACTCTTCCCTTGGATCTGGACCCTTCGGGGCCCGGTAGAATAGAGTCTCCGTTGTCTGATATGCGGCTGCGACCGAACTAGCGACTCAAACGGGCTTCAAACCCGTCACGGAGGATTTTCCCAAAGCCGAGGAGGACTTTATCAAGCCTATCGTAGTTAAGAAGCCCAGGTTTCACGTATCTTAGCTTGTGAGTGTTAAATTATGGGCGGGgctctttttagttttagATCGCCACCGTTAGATATGGAAGTTAATAAAAACACATCCCTTGAACTTTCTTTTGTATCTTATTTCCAATTGACTTTTCGCCAAAAATGACAGATTCTTCGTCCAAATCGTCAACGGACCCATCGATGGCCGTTGACGCGCACACAAGCTCGAAACAAGCGAACAATGCCCTTCTTCCCTCCCATAGtagcgacgacgacgaacaAGATGGCTTCCAAAATGATCAACAAGACCATCTGGACATGCAGCGTCTTGGTAAAAAGCAGCAATTCAAACGTACTTTCTCGCTCTGGTCTTCAATCGGTTTCGTGGCAATTTACATGGCTACATGGGAATTTGTCCTGATTTCGCTTGCGCCCGGCTTTACGAATGGAGGTTATGCGGGCGTGTTTTGGTGCTTTGTTACGACTACCACGGCCTATTCTGCTGTTGTGGCGAGTTTGGCAGAGATGGCTTCTATGGCGCCTACTTCTGGTG is part of the Fusarium poae strain DAOMC 252244 chromosome 4, whole genome shotgun sequence genome and encodes:
- a CDS encoding hypothetical protein (SECRETED:SignalP(1-20)), which translates into the protein MAIWSSLTVALAFGIATIHASPCKSASSVTLSDAVPSSVLAVSATDTSKFPLSSITSAATRTTSELKRSTTATTSTTTTRARKTDDDAPARKVTATSTRTSKPKSTAINLLGNPGFDDSSDIFFSQPWVLRSSQGKSIAEFKDDYPVKSGPTALYMSILKDGVPSIEQWAAGLEKSKQYSLSTWVAYESGAAGCHVDLKLGKTLVKSHVISKGPSGRYKKIEGLTTSNFQMELVSMWLYCPSGSTVAILVDDFSLEEVV